Proteins encoded within one genomic window of Bacteroidota bacterium:
- a CDS encoding histidine kinase, giving the protein MLGYIRNIIYSPYFLSLPVAIIIILLLPPLFQKIKIAVVEDALLEHKESIHYYEDLDNDGNTELIIAYGDAHGQFCFQVYDHFGGVAGQWNFPGEFSRYTRELYFGDVDNNGILEVYGFTVQNDSIFLSAFEPLPVDWTLINLRFTDKYGTLGRQIDFNIPFFKVVDLEDDGKKEIFFSIAGGFSLTPRKIYRYDYLSDSIISSQSAGSIISEPILSDLNNDGFKEITGSTNACENIPDTMNLPYKDHSSWLFIFDHDLQLTAPPVEFPGGGTRFFVSLLKCGHKTCIFAFHHSIGHESNANEFLLFNRFGKIVKQNDAPSYSKKDRFSIVNHSEDQDKILLLKQDGELWVVDSTLQVIRKDYLGIDINSECYVCDVNFDGKNEWLFKSTDGTSLIISNPDLNVLATFPTTGLDSYEVSFHSHQEKPFLVIQDKKRKIILQCSAHPYYIKLIGSWILIYLGVLVFVLLIRKIQLQQIRAKEKIAGQILSLQLQSTSNQLDPHFTFNVFNTISAMLQQSREMSIHKSFLKFTELMRITLLSSGSITRSL; this is encoded by the coding sequence ATGCTTGGTTATATCAGAAATATTATCTACTCCCCTTATTTCTTATCCCTTCCCGTCGCTATCATCATTATCCTCCTCCTCCCTCCTCTTTTCCAAAAAATAAAAATTGCTGTCGTTGAAGACGCTCTTTTGGAACATAAAGAAAGTATTCACTATTACGAAGATCTGGATAACGACGGCAATACGGAACTGATCATAGCCTACGGAGATGCTCACGGCCAGTTCTGTTTCCAGGTTTATGATCATTTTGGTGGAGTGGCGGGACAATGGAACTTTCCCGGAGAATTTTCAAGATATACCAGGGAATTATATTTCGGGGATGTCGACAATAACGGCATCCTGGAGGTTTACGGCTTTACGGTGCAAAACGATTCGATTTTTTTAAGTGCGTTCGAACCGCTTCCTGTCGACTGGACACTTATTAATCTCAGATTTACAGATAAATACGGCACACTCGGCAGACAGATCGACTTTAATATCCCTTTTTTCAAAGTGGTCGATCTTGAAGATGACGGCAAGAAAGAGATATTCTTTAGCATTGCAGGAGGATTCTCTTTAACTCCCAGGAAAATATACAGGTATGACTATCTGAGCGATTCAATAATATCTTCCCAAAGCGCCGGAAGCATCATCTCTGAACCTATTTTGTCTGATCTGAACAACGACGGATTTAAGGAAATTACAGGAAGCACAAATGCCTGTGAAAATATTCCTGACACGATGAACCTACCCTATAAAGATCATAGTTCCTGGTTGTTTATCTTTGATCATGATCTACAGTTAACAGCGCCACCCGTGGAGTTTCCCGGAGGAGGCACCCGGTTCTTTGTCTCGCTTTTGAAGTGCGGTCATAAAACATGCATTTTTGCCTTTCACCACTCCATAGGGCATGAAAGCAATGCCAACGAATTCCTGCTTTTTAACCGGTTTGGAAAAATTGTAAAACAAAATGATGCTCCCTCCTACTCAAAAAAGGATAGGTTCAGCATCGTAAACCATTCTGAAGACCAAGACAAGATTCTTCTTCTAAAGCAAGACGGTGAACTATGGGTTGTTGACTCAACTTTACAGGTCATCCGTAAAGATTACCTGGGAATCGACATTAATTCAGAATGCTATGTTTGCGATGTTAATTTTGATGGTAAAAACGAATGGCTTTTTAAATCCACCGATGGTACCAGCCTTATCATTTCCAATCCTGACCTGAACGTCCTCGCCACTTTTCCCACAACGGGCCTCGATAGTTATGAAGTATCCTTCCACTCTCACCAGGAAAAACCCTTCCTGGTAATTCAGGATAAAAAAAGGAAGATCATTCTGCAATGTTCAGCCCATCCTTATTACATTAAACTGATAGGGAGCTGGATTCTTATTTACCTGGGCGTGCTGGTATTCGTTCTGCTTATCAGGAAAATACAACTGCAGCAGATCAGGGCCAAAGAAAAGATTGCCGGACAGATCCTCTCCTTACAGCTTCAATCCACCAGCAACCAGCTCGATCCGCATTTCACCTTCAATGTATTCAACACTATTTCCGCCATGTTGCAGCAGAGCCGTGAAATGAGCATCCATAAATCTTTCCTGAAATTCACCGAGCTCATGAGGATAACACTGCTTTCATCAGGATCCATCACCCGCTCACT